A section of the Prochlorococcus sp. MIT 1341 genome encodes:
- a CDS encoding methyltransferase family protein, producing MRSFFDQFGSFDFRSAFSGWKISWQGFIDNSQGEWFLVIQLILVLAHLFPAWPVFIDLNLFLLLFLRIFGSVLFFFGFFRALTSFLRLGSSLSPFPEPKSGASLVTEGIYSRCRHPLYQALLLCSIGVCIFLASLFHLLLFLIFAIILRAKALREEARLKLIHTNYVKYMAKTPAIIKGLIFLDWRF from the coding sequence ATGCGTAGCTTCTTTGACCAGTTCGGCTCCTTTGATTTTCGTAGTGCATTTTCAGGATGGAAGATTTCTTGGCAAGGCTTCATTGATAACTCTCAGGGTGAATGGTTTTTAGTAATTCAATTAATTCTCGTATTAGCTCATCTTTTTCCTGCCTGGCCGGTTTTTATTGACCTTAATCTATTTTTGTTGCTCTTTTTGAGGATTTTTGGTTCTGTACTTTTCTTTTTTGGATTTTTTAGAGCGTTGACATCATTTCTGAGATTGGGCTCAAGTCTTTCACCGTTCCCGGAACCGAAATCAGGCGCAAGTCTTGTTACTGAAGGGATTTATAGTCGTTGTCGCCATCCTCTTTATCAGGCTTTATTGCTTTGTTCAATAGGAGTCTGTATTTTTCTAGCGAGCTTGTTTCATCTACTTTTATTTTTGATTTTTGCAATTATTTTGCGAGCTAAAGCTTTGAGGGAAGAAGCTCGGCTCAAATTGATCCATACAAATTATGTTAAATATATGGCCAAGACACCAGCTATAATAAAAGGTCTAATATTTTTAGATTGGAGATTTTGA
- a CDS encoding ATP-dependent DNA helicase, translating to MSLFDFDSWSPRLASATYKLLLKRLPPKVRSSHLEDIVDVLIYSLSNGELFFDLTSDYPNCELRQPGWPETHLKALRESGWIDGDLAPIVLSKSRLSWNRCHEDLKVVLDELLRRSQGSKKLSSEILSIDFDLPSGLNEEQARAVAAIDDHGLLLISGGPGTGKTSTIVQIIARAITLRPDSKVVVSAPTGKAARRLQESMQKNIERLDSLQREKLYKLPCITLHRLLEASSEGFRRNKRNPLAIDLLIVDEMSMVDLSLMSVLLMALPSKCQLVLVGDPDQLPPVGGGSIWHLLQSEAFKNYHDCSVHFHHVYRNKGALSYLSNLLRKEGLSSFWKGIIDSSQSSNFSLHNSQLNGIPSHLSSQLEAYSYQLSKLSGELVAKQFKHDIPTIITRPDTLTIASQLFDVLDEYMVLCPRRSGVWGIDHVHQSFLGKKFGLGVMYWPQGFPVMCCENQPEIALANGDIGLVIGDGKRRRILFRVSIDEVGGSIILINPSRIKALEPAMALTIHKSQGSEAKNVFVLWPEEFQVAQSQINTSKNTNQEYEMRLLYTAITRASDHVDLFMPIGKDG from the coding sequence ATGAGCCTTTTCGATTTCGATTCTTGGTCTCCAAGATTGGCTAGTGCTACCTACAAGCTACTTTTAAAACGTTTGCCCCCAAAGGTGAGATCATCCCATCTAGAAGACATCGTAGATGTTTTGATCTATTCTCTCTCTAATGGCGAATTGTTTTTTGACTTAACTTCTGATTACCCAAATTGTGAGTTGAGACAACCTGGTTGGCCTGAGACACATCTAAAGGCTTTGCGCGAAAGTGGTTGGATCGATGGAGATTTAGCGCCAATAGTGTTAAGTAAGTCTCGACTTAGTTGGAATAGATGCCATGAGGATTTGAAAGTTGTCTTGGATGAACTTTTAAGGAGATCTCAGGGATCAAAAAAACTTTCATCAGAAATTCTTTCAATTGATTTTGATTTGCCATCTGGACTTAATGAGGAGCAAGCCAGAGCTGTTGCAGCAATTGATGACCATGGTCTTCTGTTAATTAGTGGGGGTCCAGGTACTGGAAAAACGAGTACTATTGTCCAAATAATTGCAAGGGCAATAACACTACGTCCCGATTCCAAAGTAGTTGTATCAGCCCCCACAGGTAAGGCAGCTAGGCGTCTACAGGAATCTATGCAGAAAAACATTGAGAGACTTGATTCGCTGCAGAGGGAAAAACTTTATAAACTTCCTTGTATAACTCTCCATCGTCTGCTTGAGGCTAGCAGCGAAGGTTTTCGTAGAAACAAGAGAAACCCACTGGCTATTGACTTGTTAATCGTAGACGAGATGTCGATGGTTGATTTAAGCCTTATGAGTGTCTTGTTAATGGCTTTGCCTTCTAAATGTCAACTGGTTCTTGTTGGTGACCCTGACCAATTACCTCCTGTTGGAGGTGGTTCGATTTGGCATTTACTTCAGTCTGAGGCTTTCAAAAATTATCATGATTGTTCTGTTCATTTTCATCATGTATATAGAAATAAGGGAGCCTTAAGCTATTTAAGTAATCTTCTTCGCAAGGAAGGTTTATCTTCATTTTGGAAAGGAATTATTGATTCGTCTCAGTCATCTAATTTCTCTTTGCACAATTCTCAACTTAATGGGATACCCTCTCATCTATCTAGCCAATTAGAGGCTTATAGCTATCAGTTGAGCAAATTATCGGGGGAATTGGTAGCTAAGCAATTCAAGCACGATATTCCCACAATCATTACAAGACCAGACACCTTAACCATTGCTTCTCAGCTTTTTGATGTTTTGGATGAATATATGGTGTTATGTCCTCGACGCAGTGGGGTATGGGGTATAGATCACGTTCACCAAAGTTTTTTAGGGAAGAAATTTGGGTTAGGAGTTATGTATTGGCCTCAGGGATTTCCTGTAATGTGTTGTGAAAATCAGCCAGAGATAGCTCTTGCAAACGGAGATATTGGGCTAGTTATTGGCGACGGGAAAAGACGACGTATTTTGTTTAGGGTTTCTATTGATGAGGTAGGGGGATCCATTATTTTAATAAATCCTTCCCGGATAAAGGCTTTAGAGCCAGCAATGGCTTTGACAATTCATAAATCTCAAGGAAGTGAGGCCAAAAATGTTTTTGTTTTATGGCCAGAAGAATTTCAGGTTGCTCAGTCTCAGATAAATACATCAAAGAACACCAATCAAGAATATGAGATGAGATTGTTATATACAGCTATAACTAGGGCCAGTGATCACGTTGATTTATTTATGCCAATTGGTAAAGATGGCTGA
- a CDS encoding UvrD-helicase domain-containing protein yields the protein MWIPVMDDLRCRSEVRFEPNEYPLGQGLRLLEASAGTGKTFALAHLVLRLVTERTVNIKEILVVTFTEAAAAELKARICNRLEQALEGLESFEGGIDYTYPDEVLKVWLETSRKNTSQRISYIQLLLEALEGLDFVDITTIHGFCSRTLQKDALYSSAGVDPVLEGDGQEIIFEVVNDYWNQKILTLDPDDLRGFYDAGLNIDTLSESLLRLDNDPSMTLNDDDLTFNNSCQFEVEFKDYLETCLKNFLDLWRLEGQKLEEDLCRQAQEWRSLGCDNTKPFSSKPRKNRFEIVNNWAETFFENRDLDQRGLDISYGFIRDQTLLRNYFHPAIFCDTARRCGEDFPKLIHPLLQKSISALVDSPAEKVWTHSLHFCLKTLEERRHRQGVISYGGLLRAVENGLRDSFTCNPEIKKQNKWLKTIQLRYKVALIDEFQDTDPLQWQILRRLFGTSQDHLLLMVGDPKQAIYRFRGGDLNVYLEARANVDRIDVLLDNFRATPTLMSGLNCFMANGLRVSNLPIPSLNSCGKDDPIRLNKGEYPLQLITLESFDSGKNNLSSKLLSKTRIEEFIPEVVANSVLDLLDRHKGELKPDDFCILVSRHDQASAIRSAMSSVGLPTRLVSSGDVFQTEGAELLQCFMDCIAKPTDTACLRLLACSALFQWNVSRLEASEMSGELDELAERFSDLSQNFSHLGLLGCLADSLKGQTIANLSEQGRLLGDLQQCAQLVQENIHSRSLDPLSAAIWFRRERLQPKAHIPDNRQPHSDLADKAVSVVTVHRSKGLEYRVVLCPYLWQAPPHERNPLLRDAEGPCWRLALSHGWGQGRIISQQNSIASIQEAERIAYVAMTRARSMLILFWARGLGQDDNPLKNFLHSPCDNKASNEKLSIAQMRAWLLTNKVPITIYEARANYHNRRWVDQEIKGELSLGPIPSKSLDTSWGRSSYSAWISGKDSVVNAESLDPFVIEVGRDTQQEKSDLSDSFELMDDVLENSCKSEWSTKGPLFDFPRGAVPGDCLHRILEKVDFCRALDASSTAQLITTELSRAGLEKELLSSVQNGLEMVFNTPLGGPLGGLKFKHLTKKRRIHEMSFDLPIAQNGKLVSSDDLADAFRQGSSARFSTNYADILSKLQISSKGFFTGSIDLVFTDNDDLAKARWWVVDWKSNWIGERDGEGNCQACGPFHYTNTAMEKQMLRHHYPLQANLYLVALHRFLRWRLPSYVPLRHLGGYIYAFIRGMPGEVAVSKQSPNNFIPGLIVETTSLERVLALDRLLEQGGR from the coding sequence TTGTGGATACCAGTAATGGATGATCTTAGATGTCGTTCAGAAGTTCGATTTGAGCCAAATGAATACCCTTTAGGCCAAGGCTTAAGGCTTCTTGAGGCAAGTGCAGGTACAGGTAAAACTTTTGCTTTAGCTCATTTAGTTTTGCGCCTGGTCACCGAGAGGACAGTTAACATTAAGGAAATTCTTGTTGTCACCTTTACAGAGGCAGCAGCAGCAGAGTTAAAAGCCAGGATTTGTAATCGCCTTGAACAGGCTTTAGAAGGTCTTGAGTCTTTTGAGGGTGGAATTGATTACACCTACCCAGATGAAGTCCTTAAGGTATGGTTGGAGACAAGTCGTAAAAATACGTCTCAAAGAATCTCATATATACAGCTTCTACTTGAGGCTTTGGAAGGCCTTGATTTTGTTGATATAACTACTATTCATGGTTTCTGTAGCCGTACTTTGCAAAAAGACGCACTGTATAGCTCTGCTGGTGTCGATCCCGTTCTTGAGGGGGATGGACAAGAAATTATTTTTGAGGTAGTTAACGACTACTGGAATCAGAAGATTCTTACTTTGGACCCAGATGATCTTAGAGGCTTTTATGATGCTGGTTTAAATATAGACACGCTATCAGAATCGCTACTGAGATTAGATAATGACCCAAGTATGACTTTAAATGATGATGATTTAACTTTCAATAATTCTTGTCAATTTGAAGTTGAGTTCAAAGATTATTTAGAAACTTGCTTGAAAAATTTTCTTGATCTTTGGCGCTTAGAAGGGCAAAAATTAGAAGAGGATCTATGCCGTCAAGCTCAAGAATGGCGAAGTCTTGGATGCGATAATACAAAACCCTTTAGTTCTAAACCTAGAAAGAATAGATTTGAGATCGTAAATAACTGGGCAGAAACCTTTTTTGAGAACAGAGATCTTGATCAAAGAGGCTTAGATATCTCCTATGGATTTATAAGGGACCAAACCTTATTAAGGAATTATTTCCACCCTGCAATTTTTTGTGATACTGCGCGTAGGTGTGGGGAAGACTTTCCTAAACTTATTCATCCACTTTTACAGAAATCTATAAGTGCATTAGTTGATTCTCCTGCTGAAAAGGTATGGACTCATTCTCTTCACTTCTGTCTAAAGACTCTTGAGGAACGTCGTCATCGTCAAGGGGTTATTTCCTATGGAGGTCTCCTTAGAGCTGTTGAGAATGGTTTAAGGGACTCATTTACCTGCAATCCTGAAATAAAGAAGCAGAACAAATGGTTAAAGACTATTCAACTAAGGTATAAGGTTGCTTTGATAGATGAGTTTCAAGATACGGACCCTCTTCAATGGCAAATTCTTAGAAGGTTATTTGGGACAAGCCAAGATCATCTTTTGTTGATGGTCGGCGATCCCAAGCAGGCAATTTATAGGTTTCGAGGAGGTGATTTGAATGTTTATTTAGAGGCTAGAGCTAATGTAGATCGTATAGATGTTCTATTGGATAATTTTCGTGCAACGCCTACTTTGATGAGTGGATTGAATTGCTTTATGGCTAATGGCCTTAGAGTTTCAAACCTCCCGATACCTTCATTAAACTCTTGTGGTAAAGATGATCCTATTCGACTGAATAAAGGTGAGTACCCTCTCCAGTTGATTACTCTAGAGAGTTTTGATTCAGGAAAAAATAACCTTTCTTCAAAATTGCTGTCAAAAACCAGAATTGAAGAATTTATTCCAGAGGTTGTTGCAAATTCTGTTTTAGATCTTTTGGATCGACATAAAGGCGAACTTAAGCCTGATGATTTTTGTATTTTGGTGAGTCGTCATGATCAGGCTAGCGCTATTCGATCAGCAATGTCTTCAGTTGGATTGCCAACACGACTTGTAAGCAGTGGCGATGTCTTTCAAACCGAAGGTGCTGAGTTGCTTCAATGTTTCATGGATTGTATTGCTAAACCAACTGATACAGCTTGCCTTCGACTTTTAGCTTGCTCAGCATTGTTCCAATGGAATGTTTCCAGATTAGAGGCTTCCGAAATGAGCGGAGAATTAGATGAATTGGCTGAGAGGTTTTCTGATCTTTCCCAGAACTTCTCACACTTAGGACTTCTTGGCTGCTTAGCAGATAGTCTTAAGGGACAGACTATTGCTAATCTTTCGGAACAAGGGCGTTTGTTGGGGGATTTACAGCAATGCGCACAACTTGTACAAGAGAATATACATTCAAGATCATTAGATCCGTTAAGTGCAGCTATATGGTTTAGGCGTGAACGTCTACAACCAAAAGCCCATATTCCTGATAATCGACAGCCTCATAGTGATCTTGCGGACAAAGCTGTTTCTGTTGTCACTGTTCATAGGAGCAAGGGGCTTGAGTACAGAGTGGTTTTATGTCCTTATTTATGGCAAGCTCCTCCTCACGAAAGGAATCCTCTTTTACGAGACGCCGAAGGACCTTGCTGGAGACTGGCTTTAAGTCATGGGTGGGGTCAAGGAAGGATTATTTCTCAACAAAATAGTATCGCTTCGATACAAGAAGCAGAGAGAATTGCATATGTTGCAATGACTAGAGCTCGATCGATGTTGATTTTGTTTTGGGCTCGTGGATTAGGTCAGGATGACAATCCCTTGAAGAATTTCTTGCATAGTCCATGTGATAACAAAGCATCTAATGAGAAACTTTCTATTGCTCAGATGAGAGCATGGCTACTTACTAATAAGGTCCCAATTACTATCTATGAAGCACGGGCGAATTATCACAATAGACGATGGGTAGATCAGGAAATTAAAGGGGAACTTTCCTTGGGACCGATACCTTCTAAAAGTCTAGATACAAGTTGGGGCCGGAGTAGTTATTCCGCTTGGATCTCTGGAAAGGATAGTGTTGTCAATGCAGAATCTCTTGATCCTTTTGTCATAGAAGTCGGGCGTGATACTCAACAAGAGAAGTCTGACTTGTCAGACTCTTTTGAGTTAATGGATGACGTTCTAGAGAACTCTTGTAAAAGTGAATGGTCAACAAAAGGACCTCTTTTTGATTTTCCGAGAGGTGCTGTACCAGGGGATTGTTTACATCGGATTCTGGAAAAGGTAGATTTTTGTCGCGCATTGGATGCTTCGTCAACTGCTCAATTGATAACCACAGAACTCTCAAGAGCAGGGCTAGAGAAGGAACTCTTGTCTTCTGTCCAAAATGGTTTGGAAATGGTTTTCAATACTCCTTTGGGTGGCCCCTTAGGAGGGTTGAAATTTAAACATTTGACTAAGAAGAGGCGAATTCATGAAATGAGTTTCGATCTTCCAATAGCGCAAAATGGCAAACTGGTGAGTTCAGATGATTTGGCTGATGCTTTTAGGCAGGGTTCATCTGCTCGGTTTTCAACTAATTATGCTGATATCCTTTCTAAACTACAAATCTCTAGCAAAGGGTTTTTTACTGGATCTATAGATCTTGTTTTTACAGATAACGATGATTTAGCTAAAGCTCGATGGTGGGTTGTCGATTGGAAAAGCAATTGGATTGGCGAAAGGGATGGAGAAGGTAATTGTCAAGCATGTGGTCCATTTCATTACACCAATACTGCGATGGAGAAGCAAATGCTTCGTCATCATTATCCATTACAAGCCAATTTGTATTTGGTTGCCCTCCATCGATTTCTTCGATGGAGGCTCCCAAGCTATGTTCCATTGAGACACCTTGGTGGATATATCTATGCTTTTATTAGAGGCATGCCTGGAGAGGTGGCGGTTTCTAAGCAAAGTCCAAACAATTTTATCCCTGGGTTAATTGTTGAAACAACTTCTCTAGAGCGAGTCTTGGCTTTAGATCGATTGCTTGAACAGGGAGGGAGATGA
- a CDS encoding exodeoxyribonuclease V subunit gamma: MLKVFRGNRIEWLAKVLGEELRLNPPSPFDSIDVVVSTWPTSRWLGEQLATVNGITAQVRFPFPGSFLKKLVGIILGADPDIDDPWRPSQLVWYLLEVLPNFLEKDEAEPLRNLLGRNPSLSGQLNKDEWTLVYKISKAFDDYAIYRPGLIQDWLEGRNSYVKAYKDLPESMQWQPSLIRLLGKEISAEPFGINARKAIFKIRRGEVASFELPKVLRFFAISSLSQVQIEFIQALSGLIDVHMYILTPCSDLWQRLRTRRDKLGLSWINPFDGEWLLEEPRLEGFLGRMGAEFQQLVEGTGESQLGECYTENLFAAPANISIAAGHEPSLLEQLQQQLVEPALASELKRNPKDNSLQFFSCPGKFREVQLIRDQIIQWFAADVSLQPRDVLIMTPQVESFAPLISSIFNDIGATGVNIPWRITDRSQLDTPGLIKAMLDLLQLASGRLTASSLQELLSNPAIQKRHGLDQEEVFNITKALQLTGFRWGLDEEERGGDETHSLNWCLERWLLGLVFSSNASIAPGGLAPFSEGLDPSQLMSWWDLLSKLSNQIKDLRLPRVCSEWVGLLKSLLDENFSEAESWHWERESFLTALNDWLNCARECPLLLDSGVVLDLLADSLALHSGRFGHRSGALTISALEPMRAIPHRVIVLMGLDANFFPRPSRRSAFHLLEQERNLGDPSGSDQDRYALLEALMSSRQHLLITWNGREERTGEYLPPSNPVQQMISQLKKELGPLSFEGLLLQHSPNPLSRENFVSSNNRPPVSCDRRYLDARLLLDSCSSVPQKSFAVPLEWKKPDLSVSKEVPINILHRWLSAPQRIWLEHLELRPGEWIDPIEDLDSVSLEEWQRQTLFTEYLDHCFDQIESNDIQIVDLNMSLSRWEERFVGQGKLPYGASGKLEIRQLFSRFKNLEETISTIGKCTIRTLDLGDIRKKTLWAGENMLIIQPGRITSKCIMETWINHLHICSGEFSSPSTYIVSRSLSSLKKDEFDLSIKFSPISPSEAFEMIRGIKTLASIYIHECWPVPPESGWEYSISENKLCGTGFIAFEKKWKGGFMHKGESKRAEMRLCFGDSCEASDLFEIEGFIDAMSFLYQPIIDNINS, from the coding sequence TAGTCAACTTGTTTGGTATTTGTTAGAGGTATTACCAAATTTTCTTGAGAAGGATGAAGCAGAACCTTTACGAAACTTGTTGGGTAGAAATCCTTCTTTGTCAGGCCAATTGAATAAGGATGAATGGACACTCGTTTATAAGATTTCTAAGGCGTTTGATGATTACGCAATTTATCGCCCTGGCTTAATTCAAGATTGGCTTGAAGGTAGGAATTCTTATGTAAAAGCCTATAAGGATCTTCCAGAATCGATGCAATGGCAACCATCATTAATTCGTTTGCTTGGTAAGGAAATTTCGGCAGAACCTTTTGGAATAAATGCTAGAAAGGCAATCTTCAAGATTCGTAGAGGAGAGGTTGCTTCTTTTGAGTTGCCTAAAGTTCTTCGTTTCTTCGCGATAAGTAGCCTCTCTCAAGTTCAAATTGAATTTATACAGGCCTTGTCTGGGTTGATAGATGTACACATGTATATTTTGACTCCATGCTCAGATCTTTGGCAGAGATTGAGAACCAGGCGAGACAAGCTTGGTCTTTCTTGGATAAACCCTTTTGATGGAGAATGGTTGTTAGAAGAACCGAGATTAGAGGGTTTTCTTGGTCGTATGGGTGCTGAGTTTCAGCAACTAGTTGAAGGGACTGGAGAGAGCCAATTAGGTGAATGCTATACAGAAAATTTGTTTGCTGCACCAGCAAATATTTCTATAGCTGCAGGACATGAGCCATCTTTATTGGAACAATTACAGCAACAGTTGGTTGAGCCAGCTTTAGCTTCGGAACTGAAGAGAAACCCTAAAGATAATTCTCTTCAGTTTTTTAGTTGTCCTGGAAAATTTCGTGAAGTTCAGCTTATCCGTGATCAAATTATTCAGTGGTTTGCGGCTGACGTAAGCCTGCAACCTCGTGATGTTTTGATAATGACTCCTCAAGTTGAGTCTTTCGCTCCTCTTATCTCTTCTATATTTAATGATATTGGTGCGACAGGGGTAAATATTCCTTGGCGAATAACTGATAGAAGTCAATTAGATACTCCAGGTTTGATAAAAGCAATGTTGGATCTTTTGCAATTGGCAAGTGGAAGATTGACGGCATCTTCCCTTCAGGAATTGCTTTCAAATCCTGCTATTCAGAAACGGCATGGTTTGGATCAGGAAGAAGTTTTCAATATCACCAAGGCCCTACAGCTCACAGGATTTAGGTGGGGCCTTGATGAAGAAGAGCGTGGTGGTGATGAAACTCACAGTCTTAATTGGTGCTTAGAACGTTGGTTGTTGGGATTAGTTTTCTCATCAAATGCCTCAATTGCTCCTGGTGGTTTGGCACCATTCTCTGAGGGATTGGATCCATCTCAACTGATGAGCTGGTGGGACCTGCTTTCAAAGCTCTCTAATCAAATAAAAGATTTACGTCTTCCACGAGTTTGTTCTGAATGGGTTGGGTTGCTTAAGTCTCTTTTGGATGAAAATTTTAGCGAGGCTGAAAGTTGGCATTGGGAGAGAGAAAGCTTTCTGACTGCCCTTAATGATTGGCTTAATTGTGCAAGAGAATGTCCTCTTTTACTTGACTCAGGAGTCGTTTTAGATTTATTAGCTGATTCTCTTGCACTTCATAGTGGCAGATTTGGTCATCGAAGTGGCGCATTGACTATTAGTGCATTGGAACCGATGAGAGCTATCCCCCATCGGGTGATTGTTCTTATGGGATTAGATGCCAATTTTTTTCCAAGACCTTCGCGAAGATCGGCTTTTCATCTTTTAGAGCAAGAAAGGAATCTTGGCGATCCAAGTGGTAGTGACCAAGATCGCTATGCTCTTTTAGAGGCTTTAATGTCGTCAAGGCAGCATCTTCTGATCACGTGGAATGGGAGAGAGGAGCGAACGGGCGAGTATCTTCCTCCATCAAATCCTGTTCAACAAATGATTTCTCAGTTGAAGAAAGAGCTTGGGCCTCTTTCTTTTGAAGGTCTTTTATTACAGCATTCCCCAAACCCTCTAAGTCGTGAAAATTTCGTCTCATCCAATAATCGTCCTCCTGTCAGTTGTGATCGACGTTATCTAGACGCGAGGCTTTTGTTGGATAGCTGCTCTTCTGTTCCTCAAAAGTCATTCGCAGTTCCATTGGAATGGAAGAAACCTGATTTAAGTGTCTCAAAAGAAGTGCCAATTAATATTTTGCATAGGTGGTTAAGTGCTCCTCAACGTATTTGGCTAGAGCATTTAGAATTAAGGCCAGGCGAATGGATTGACCCTATAGAAGATTTGGATTCTGTTTCTTTAGAGGAATGGCAAAGACAAACCTTATTTACTGAATACCTTGACCATTGCTTTGATCAAATCGAATCCAATGATATACAAATAGTAGATCTAAATATGTCTTTGTCGAGATGGGAGGAGAGGTTTGTTGGACAGGGTAAATTACCTTATGGAGCTTCTGGAAAACTAGAGATAAGACAACTTTTCTCTAGATTTAAGAATTTGGAGGAAACTATTTCTACAATAGGTAAATGCACTATTAGGACTTTAGATTTAGGAGATATTCGTAAGAAGACTTTATGGGCTGGAGAAAATATGTTAATCATTCAACCGGGTAGGATTACATCGAAATGTATAATGGAAACGTGGATAAACCATCTCCATATTTGTAGTGGCGAATTCAGTTCTCCATCAACATATATAGTCTCAAGAAGTTTATCTTCATTAAAGAAAGATGAATTTGATTTGAGCATTAAATTCTCACCTATTTCGCCTTCAGAAGCCTTTGAAATGATTAGAGGAATCAAAACCTTAGCTTCGATTTATATACATGAGTGTTGGCCTGTTCCTCCTGAGAGTGGTTGGGAATATTCAATTTCAGAGAACAAGCTTTGTGGAACTGGCTTTATTGCATTTGAAAAAAAATGGAAAGGTGGCTTTATGCATAAAGGTGAATCTAAGAGGGCAGAGATGCGTTTATGCTTTGGGGATAGTTGTGAAGCCTCTGACCTTTTTGAGATAGAGGGTTTTATAGATGCAATGTCATTTCTTTATCAGCCAATAATTGATAACATTAACTCCTGA
- a CDS encoding DEAD/DEAH box helicase, which translates to MTNAKPHEGSSCTEDISASKILSLEDEISVDEKRPDLKSSDQSPSKEIEGSVQGDDKSIFETGFDGFGFSSTLLKTLLEKGYKNPSPIQRAAIPELMLGRDLVGQAQTGTGKTAAFALPLIERLQEHQVSPQALVLAPTRELALQVADSFRAYAVGHKHLKILAVYGGADFRFQINSLRKGVDVVVGTPGRVMDHIRQKTFDTSNLKSLILDEADEMLRMGFIDDVEWILEQLPSERQMVLFSATMPTEIRRLSKRYLNAPAEITIKTKAQEARRIRHRCITIHNSRKLEALKRVLESFVGEGVIVFARTKVITLDVAESLEASGHEVAVLNGDVPQNQRERTVESLKNGRVNVLVATDVAARGLDVDRVGLVVNYDIPFDSEAYVHRIGRTGRAGRKGEAILFINPRERRFVSTLERAVGQPIEAMGIPSNSEINESRVNRLRERLTLTSKTLDSSNEETELLKEILSGLAKEENLNLEDIALAALKLGIGPDSLLFDGDERWIDEPLPRGRRVDRRQDRHGSGRRQDRNARPPEENMERFRVEVGHRDHVKPGNLVGAIANESGLHGRKIGRIQIFDTHSFVDLPKGMPEDVFKILKKLKVMNRELQIQRTS; encoded by the coding sequence ATGACTAATGCAAAACCGCATGAGGGATCCTCGTGCACTGAGGACATAAGTGCGTCTAAGATCCTGTCTCTAGAGGATGAGATTTCAGTTGACGAAAAACGGCCAGATTTAAAAAGTTCTGACCAAAGCCCCTCCAAAGAAATAGAGGGCTCTGTTCAAGGTGACGATAAATCTATTTTTGAGACAGGTTTTGATGGGTTTGGTTTTAGCAGTACTCTTTTGAAAACCCTCTTAGAAAAAGGGTACAAGAACCCATCTCCTATTCAGAGAGCGGCTATTCCTGAGCTAATGCTGGGCCGTGATTTAGTTGGCCAGGCTCAAACTGGTACAGGAAAAACAGCAGCCTTTGCGTTACCTTTAATTGAAAGGCTTCAGGAGCATCAAGTTAGTCCACAAGCATTAGTTCTTGCTCCCACTCGTGAGCTTGCATTGCAGGTCGCAGATTCTTTTAGAGCCTATGCAGTTGGGCATAAGCACTTAAAAATTCTTGCTGTTTATGGAGGTGCAGACTTTCGCTTTCAAATTAATTCTCTCAGAAAGGGTGTAGATGTTGTAGTAGGTACACCCGGAAGGGTAATGGATCACATTCGTCAAAAGACTTTTGATACTTCTAATTTGAAGAGTTTGATCCTTGATGAAGCTGATGAAATGCTGCGTATGGGATTTATTGATGACGTCGAGTGGATCCTTGAACAGTTACCTTCAGAGCGACAAATGGTTCTCTTTTCAGCAACCATGCCTACTGAGATTCGTCGGCTATCTAAGAGATATTTAAATGCACCTGCTGAAATTACGATTAAAACGAAAGCCCAGGAAGCTCGTCGAATTCGCCATCGTTGTATAACTATTCACAATAGTCGTAAGCTGGAGGCTCTTAAAAGGGTTTTGGAGTCTTTTGTAGGAGAGGGAGTCATTGTGTTTGCACGTACTAAGGTGATTACTCTTGATGTGGCAGAGTCTTTAGAGGCTTCCGGACATGAAGTAGCCGTTTTGAATGGAGATGTGCCTCAAAATCAACGAGAACGTACAGTTGAAAGTTTAAAAAATGGCCGAGTTAATGTTTTAGTGGCGACAGATGTTGCCGCTAGAGGCCTTGACGTTGATCGGGTTGGTCTAGTCGTTAACTATGACATACCTTTTGATAGTGAGGCTTATGTGCATCGAATTGGACGAACAGGAAGGGCTGGACGAAAAGGAGAAGCAATTCTTTTCATTAACCCAAGAGAAAGACGCTTCGTAAGCACCCTGGAAAGAGCTGTTGGACAGCCTATTGAGGCCATGGGAATTCCCAGTAATTCAGAGATTAATGAAAGCCGTGTTAATCGTTTGAGAGAACGACTCACTTTGACCTCCAAAACACTTGACTCCAGTAATGAAGAAACTGAGCTTCTGAAAGAAATCCTTTCAGGCTTAGCAAAAGAGGAAAACCTTAATTTAGAAGATATTGCACTTGCAGCTCTTAAACTTGGTATAGGACCTGATTCTTTGCTTTTTGATGGTGACGAAAGATGGATAGATGAACCATTACCTAGAGGCCGACGTGTTGATCGTCGACAGGATCGTCATGGTTCAGGTAGACGTCAGGATAGGAACGCAAGGCCTCCTGAGGAAAACATGGAACGTTTTAGGGTCGAGGTGGGTCATAGAGATCATGTGAAACCTGGTAATTTGGTAGGTGCAATAGCGAATGAATCAGGTTTACATGGAAGAAAGATAGGAAGGATACAGATTTTCGATACGCATAGTTTTGTGGACCTTCCAAAGGGGATGCCAGAAGATGTTTTTAAAATTTTGAAGAAGCTAAAGGTTATGAATCGAGAGTTGCAAATACAACGGACCAGCTAG